A window of the Streptomyces griseochromogenes genome harbors these coding sequences:
- a CDS encoding beta-ketoacyl-ACP synthase III, translated as MKAPAAVVCGIGSWVPPRAVTNEELARRLDTSDEWIRTRTGISRRHVVNPGVSTSELAVRAGQRALRSSGRPDADALVLATTTPDRPCPATAPEVASRLGLTGIAAFDVAAVCTGFVYALAAGTGLISSGIARRVLVIGADAFTTILDPQDRTTTAIFGDGAGAVVLRAGAPQEPGAIGPFDLGSDGDLADLVAVAAGGSRQRSSKGPTAEADHYFRMDGKAVFRQAVLRMAESSQRVLEQSGWRIEDVDRFVAHQANARILASVAARLELDERRLVRNIDRVGNTAAGSVPLALADAVADGFIRPGHRVLLSAFGGGLTWGSTVLQWPDCAPVY; from the coding sequence ATGAAGGCGCCCGCCGCCGTCGTATGCGGGATCGGCTCATGGGTTCCGCCCCGAGCCGTGACCAACGAGGAGCTGGCCCGGCGTCTGGACACCTCCGACGAATGGATCCGGACCCGGACCGGCATCAGCCGGCGCCATGTGGTGAATCCCGGCGTGTCCACGTCGGAGCTGGCTGTCCGGGCAGGACAACGCGCGCTGCGGTCGTCCGGGCGACCCGATGCCGACGCGCTCGTCCTGGCCACTACCACACCGGACCGCCCATGCCCGGCGACCGCTCCGGAGGTGGCCAGCCGCCTGGGGCTGACCGGTATCGCGGCCTTCGACGTCGCGGCGGTCTGTACCGGGTTCGTCTACGCGCTGGCTGCGGGCACCGGGCTGATCAGCTCCGGGATTGCCCGGCGGGTCCTGGTGATCGGAGCCGATGCCTTCACCACGATCCTCGACCCCCAGGACCGCACCACCACCGCGATCTTCGGCGATGGGGCGGGCGCCGTGGTGCTGCGCGCAGGTGCCCCGCAGGAACCCGGCGCGATCGGACCGTTCGACCTCGGCAGCGACGGTGATCTGGCCGACCTGGTCGCGGTGGCGGCCGGAGGGTCGCGCCAACGCTCCAGCAAAGGACCGACGGCCGAAGCGGACCACTACTTCCGGATGGACGGCAAAGCGGTCTTCCGTCAGGCCGTGCTCCGGATGGCCGAGTCCTCCCAGCGTGTGCTGGAGCAATCCGGCTGGCGGATCGAGGACGTGGACCGCTTCGTGGCCCATCAGGCCAACGCGCGGATCCTCGCCTCGGTCGCGGCCCGTCTCGAACTGGACGAGAGACGGCTGGTGCGCAATATCGACCGGGTCGGCAACACGGCTGCGGGCTCGGTCCCGCTGGCACTGGCCGACGCGGTGGCGGACGGCTTCATCCGGCCGGGCCACCGGGTACTGCTGAGCGCCTTCGGCGGCGGGCTGACCTGGGGTTCCACCGTACTGCAGTGGCCCGACTGCGCGCCGGTTTACTGA
- a CDS encoding flavin reductase family protein: protein MVRQFATGVSVVTTGQGVSAHGATVTSFTFVSQAPPLVSVCLKRESVLLDLIGPRGRFAVNVLSSEQTALARHFADRRRQPGARQFDQVSWKSGVDGTPVLAGAVGWLWCRARRRIRAGDHELVLAGVTAVADGMGRPLLYFGGRLHPAAIEHAS, encoded by the coding sequence GTGGTACGGCAGTTCGCCACCGGGGTCTCGGTGGTGACCACCGGCCAGGGGGTGTCCGCGCACGGGGCGACGGTGACCTCGTTCACCTTCGTCTCCCAGGCTCCGCCCCTGGTCTCGGTGTGCCTGAAGCGGGAGAGCGTGCTGCTGGACCTGATCGGCCCGCGTGGCAGGTTCGCCGTCAATGTTCTCTCCAGTGAACAGACAGCGCTGGCACGGCACTTCGCCGACCGGCGTCGCCAGCCCGGAGCGCGCCAGTTCGACCAAGTGTCCTGGAAATCCGGCGTGGACGGCACTCCTGTGCTGGCCGGCGCGGTGGGATGGCTGTGGTGCCGGGCGCGGCGGCGGATCCGGGCCGGCGACCACGAACTGGTCCTGGCCGGTGTCACGGCGGTAGCCGACGGCATGGGCCGGCCGTTGCTCTACTTCGGTGGCCGGCTGCACCCGGCGGCGATCGAGCACGCCTCATGA
- a CDS encoding type II toxin-antitoxin system RatA family toxin, producing the protein MRTIHLRTTVPADDPDKAFERLVDFTEYSTLAEDVRSVRVHPAPEPGQPRVSEWEVNFRRGIMKWSERDVIDPVQRRVVFDQIDGDFERLEGTWQLDGVEAGCEITFEATYDFGIDSLAGIMDPPAERVIKRSICSVLAALFGEVTVVVGGEALTDLAAPGEGVRVVAEGR; encoded by the coding sequence ATGAGGACCATTCACCTGCGGACCACGGTGCCCGCCGACGACCCGGACAAGGCATTCGAAAGACTCGTCGACTTCACCGAGTACTCGACTCTGGCCGAGGACGTGCGGTCGGTGCGCGTCCACCCCGCACCGGAACCCGGGCAGCCGCGGGTCAGCGAGTGGGAGGTCAACTTCCGGCGAGGGATCATGAAGTGGTCCGAGCGCGATGTGATCGACCCTGTCCAGCGACGGGTGGTGTTCGATCAGATCGACGGCGACTTCGAGCGGCTCGAGGGCACCTGGCAGCTCGACGGGGTCGAGGCGGGCTGCGAGATCACCTTCGAGGCCACCTACGACTTCGGCATCGACAGCCTGGCCGGGATCATGGACCCGCCCGCCGAGCGGGTGATCAAGCGGTCGATCTGCTCCGTACTGGCCGCTCTCTTCGGAGAGGTCACCGTCGTCGTCGGCGGCGAGGCGCTGACCGACCTGGCGGCGCCGGGTGAGGGCGTGCGCGTCGTGGCGGAAGGCCGGTGA
- a CDS encoding aspartate aminotransferase family protein, which yields MTITTWPEWPEDPVRTGERWRSHLSRGRAAVAEMAGSEVEIASCGAWVRTSSGRDLLNCGGYGVLITGARHPHVVGEVQRQLTTNPVSTRMLLEPEVGRAAEALASAAPAGLEKVHFACSGAEAVEAALKMARTHGKYHLISMERGYHGKTFGALSVTAREVFQAPFRPLLPEVSHVPFGDAERLESELARYEGVACVIVEPVQGEGGVIVPPEGYLRDVRRLCDQYGAFLVLDEVQTGLGRLGSWWGADRDGIVPDVLLVGKGLSGGIVPVSAAVATREAFAAFDRDPFIHTSTFSGSPLAAAAARASIEAIGDDGLVERARNLGETIRPELARIARSVLGDRVREVRGLGLLIGIEFTVPGLAADLLIELLSAGVIANHSLNTSRVLRLTPPAVLTDHDVSVLLSAFEQAAHAVLT from the coding sequence ATGACCATCACCACCTGGCCGGAGTGGCCCGAGGATCCGGTACGGACCGGCGAGCGGTGGCGCAGCCACCTCAGCAGGGGCCGGGCCGCGGTGGCCGAAATGGCAGGCAGTGAGGTGGAGATCGCCTCCTGCGGTGCCTGGGTGCGCACCAGCAGCGGCCGCGATCTGCTCAACTGCGGCGGCTACGGCGTCCTGATCACCGGTGCCCGGCACCCCCATGTGGTCGGCGAGGTCCAACGGCAGCTCACCACGAACCCGGTGTCCACCCGGATGCTGCTGGAGCCGGAGGTCGGACGGGCCGCCGAGGCGCTCGCCTCGGCGGCCCCCGCCGGCCTGGAGAAGGTGCACTTCGCCTGCTCCGGTGCCGAGGCCGTCGAGGCGGCACTGAAGATGGCCCGTACGCACGGCAAGTACCACCTGATCTCCATGGAGCGCGGCTACCACGGCAAGACGTTCGGAGCGCTGAGCGTGACCGCGCGCGAGGTGTTCCAGGCTCCGTTCCGGCCGCTGCTGCCCGAGGTGTCCCATGTGCCCTTCGGCGATGCCGAGCGGCTGGAGAGTGAGCTGGCCCGGTACGAGGGGGTGGCGTGCGTCATCGTCGAACCGGTGCAGGGCGAGGGCGGTGTGATCGTCCCTCCCGAGGGATATCTGCGCGACGTCCGGCGGCTGTGCGACCAGTACGGCGCGTTCCTCGTCCTGGACGAGGTGCAGACCGGCCTCGGCCGGCTCGGATCCTGGTGGGGCGCGGACCGCGACGGCATCGTCCCCGATGTGCTGCTGGTGGGCAAGGGCCTCAGCGGCGGGATCGTACCGGTGTCGGCGGCCGTGGCCACGCGGGAGGCGTTCGCCGCCTTCGACCGGGACCCCTTCATCCACACCTCCACCTTCTCCGGCAGCCCGCTGGCGGCCGCCGCCGCACGCGCCTCGATCGAAGCCATCGGCGACGACGGCCTGGTGGAGCGGGCCCGCAACCTCGGGGAGACGATCCGCCCGGAGCTGGCACGCATCGCCCGCTCGGTCCTGGGCGACCGCGTACGCGAGGTCCGCGGCCTGGGGCTGCTGATCGGCATCGAGTTCACCGTGCCGGGCCTGGCCGCCGATCTGCTGATCGAGCTGCTCTCGGCCGGTGTGATCGCCAACCACTCCCTCAACACCTCCCGCGTGCTGCGCCTGACTCCGCCGGCCGTGCTCACCGACCACGACGTGAGCGTGCTGCTGTCGGCGTTCGAGCAGGCCGCGCACGCCGTACTCACCTGA
- a CDS encoding acyl-CoA dehydrogenase family protein has protein sequence MEADNHTCDTLMPGLRKSLAVTSLSELESEQSGAISLFRVHGGPNLVVPVSYGGTGATALEAVRAVRALGAVAPSLTVATMMHHFSVGSLFGMAEVAGTPALEAALRRIAGQRMLVASGFAEGRVGQGILAPTMQARPVDGGFVINGVKKPCSLADSMDLLTASVALPAPDGSTDLGLALLAADVDGLTVHPFWSTFALAGAQSHEVRLNDVFVGAEEVLVPQPEVIEKLLELHGVGLIWFQMIICAAYTGIASRLVHQVLERSRGSVSDRAALAVRIESAAALTEGLALRVDSGDTANDTLARALVTRYAVQDAVVRSVGQAVELLGGMAYVSSCDVAYLAAAAQAIAFHPPSRTSTAEGLLGYFAGQPLLVG, from the coding sequence ATGGAAGCCGACAACCACACCTGCGACACACTGATGCCGGGCCTGCGCAAGAGCCTGGCAGTCACATCGCTGAGCGAGCTGGAGTCCGAACAGAGCGGCGCCATCAGCCTGTTCCGCGTCCACGGCGGACCGAATCTGGTCGTGCCGGTCTCGTACGGCGGCACCGGTGCCACGGCGCTGGAGGCGGTCCGGGCGGTGCGGGCGCTGGGCGCCGTAGCGCCGTCTCTGACCGTGGCGACGATGATGCACCACTTCTCGGTCGGTTCCCTGTTCGGCATGGCCGAGGTCGCCGGCACACCCGCGTTGGAAGCGGCGCTGCGGCGCATCGCCGGCCAGCGGATGCTCGTGGCTTCCGGCTTCGCCGAGGGCCGGGTCGGCCAGGGCATCCTGGCCCCGACGATGCAGGCCCGCCCCGTCGACGGCGGATTCGTGATCAACGGGGTGAAAAAGCCGTGCAGCCTGGCCGACTCCATGGATCTGCTGACGGCCAGTGTCGCCCTGCCCGCTCCAGACGGCTCGACGGACCTGGGTCTGGCGCTGCTTGCGGCCGACGTCGACGGGCTGACGGTCCACCCCTTCTGGTCGACCTTCGCCCTGGCCGGAGCCCAGAGCCATGAGGTGCGGCTGAACGACGTCTTCGTCGGTGCGGAGGAGGTCCTCGTCCCACAGCCGGAAGTCATCGAGAAACTGCTGGAGTTGCACGGCGTCGGTCTCATCTGGTTCCAGATGATCATCTGCGCCGCCTACACGGGGATCGCCAGCAGGCTGGTGCACCAGGTACTGGAACGGTCCCGCGGCAGCGTCTCCGACCGTGCCGCCCTCGCGGTGCGGATCGAATCCGCCGCCGCTCTCACCGAGGGTCTGGCCCTGCGGGTGGACAGCGGTGACACGGCCAACGACACGCTGGCGCGGGCTCTGGTCACCCGGTATGCCGTGCAGGACGCGGTAGTCCGCTCCGTCGGCCAGGCCGTGGAGCTGCTGGGTGGTATGGCTTACGTCTCCTCCTGCGACGTCGCCTATCTGGCCGCCGCCGCGCAGGCCATCGCCTTCCACCCGCCGTCCCGTACCAGCACCGCCGAGGGCCTGCTGGGCTACTTCGCCGGCCAGCCGCTGCTGGTCGGCTGA
- a CDS encoding aldehyde dehydrogenase family protein, whose translation MGLEMGSGRHRADSNNIGVFERLRCDKTQPVPTYPSYVNGQEFHSDRYAYTVSSRSILEDVFTSLTLKRGLEQGRLDVSTVADKVVGRCALADAETVEAAVRAAAAAAPIWAAFPLEERVRVAGILRERLKRHSGELVEVLIAEGNPRALAEWQVAGMLEGASEETVGWCAEQLHREFRHGPRRLLVRRMPDGVVCVNPPQNAPAASALFATTALLAGNAVVIRAPQSGPLGVMYVLRELVVPALAEVGAPPGVLNVFCARPAPVLQSWLDSPLVNDIFYTGGVERGLELEAECVAKGKKPILELAGNDCVVVWRDADLDLAAEALTECFYGSGQICMLPNQVVVHPEVADALIERLRAAAAALRPGYPEDEGALLSPVLRSERFFAYIRDAVARGATVVHGARRLEVDGSVSDTGPFLEPTVIRVNGLDGCRDVQAVGEETFFPLLPVVVPEPQADDALLARIIDHVNTNRYGLRNSLWASSSSVVDEFVRRVGNGGLLKVNDSHIGFVPYLPSHGGTGLTGGVFGEANYLMLRTSHLQGVSIAHGVRPRSAVFDAYDART comes from the coding sequence ATGGGGTTGGAGATGGGCAGCGGCAGGCACCGGGCCGATTCGAACAACATCGGTGTATTCGAGCGGCTGCGATGCGACAAGACTCAGCCGGTACCAACCTATCCGTCCTATGTCAACGGCCAGGAATTCCACTCCGACCGGTATGCGTACACGGTCAGCAGCCGGTCCATATTGGAAGACGTATTCACCAGCCTCACACTCAAGCGCGGGCTTGAACAGGGCCGGCTGGATGTGAGCACCGTGGCTGACAAGGTCGTCGGGCGCTGCGCCCTCGCCGACGCCGAGACGGTCGAGGCGGCTGTGCGGGCCGCCGCCGCGGCGGCGCCGATATGGGCGGCGTTCCCGCTGGAAGAGCGGGTTCGGGTGGCCGGGATCCTCCGCGAGCGGCTGAAGCGGCACAGCGGGGAACTGGTCGAGGTGCTGATCGCCGAGGGCAACCCGCGTGCCCTCGCCGAATGGCAGGTCGCCGGCATGCTCGAAGGAGCCAGCGAGGAGACCGTCGGCTGGTGTGCGGAGCAGCTGCACCGCGAGTTCCGGCACGGACCGCGCCGCCTGCTGGTGCGTCGTATGCCCGACGGCGTGGTGTGTGTGAACCCTCCGCAGAACGCCCCGGCGGCCAGCGCCCTGTTCGCGACCACAGCCCTGCTCGCGGGCAACGCCGTGGTCATCAGGGCACCGCAGAGCGGCCCCCTGGGCGTGATGTACGTGCTGCGCGAACTGGTCGTGCCGGCCCTGGCGGAAGTAGGCGCTCCGCCGGGCGTACTGAACGTCTTCTGCGCACGGCCCGCGCCGGTGCTGCAGTCCTGGCTGGACAGCCCGCTGGTGAACGACATCTTCTACACCGGCGGCGTGGAACGAGGCCTGGAGCTGGAGGCCGAGTGCGTGGCGAAGGGCAAGAAGCCCATCCTTGAGCTGGCCGGAAACGACTGCGTGGTCGTCTGGCGGGACGCCGACCTGGACCTGGCCGCCGAAGCGCTGACCGAGTGCTTCTACGGCTCCGGGCAGATCTGCATGCTGCCCAATCAGGTCGTGGTCCACCCAGAGGTCGCCGACGCCCTGATCGAGCGGTTGCGGGCCGCGGCGGCCGCCTTGCGCCCCGGCTATCCCGAGGACGAGGGCGCGCTGCTGTCGCCCGTACTGCGCAGCGAGCGTTTCTTCGCGTACATACGGGACGCGGTGGCGCGAGGGGCGACGGTCGTCCATGGGGCGCGTCGGCTGGAGGTGGACGGTTCGGTGTCGGACACCGGCCCGTTCCTGGAGCCCACCGTGATACGAGTGAACGGCCTCGACGGCTGCCGCGACGTCCAGGCGGTGGGCGAGGAGACGTTCTTCCCCCTGCTCCCGGTCGTCGTCCCGGAGCCGCAGGCCGACGACGCGCTGCTCGCGCGGATCATCGACCACGTCAACACCAATCGCTATGGCCTGCGCAACTCCCTGTGGGCCAGCAGCTCTTCGGTGGTGGACGAGTTCGTGCGCAGGGTCGGCAACGGCGGCCTGCTGAAGGTCAACGACTCACACATCGGCTTCGTGCCGTATCTGCCCAGCCACGGCGGTACCGGACTGACCGGAGGCGTCTTCGGCGAGGCCAACTACCTCATGCTGCGCACCTCCCATCTCCAGGGCGTGTCCATCGCCCACGGCGTACGGCCTCGCAGCGCCGTCTTCGACGCCTACGACGCTCGTACCTGA
- a CDS encoding RNA polymerase sigma factor, translating to MATEYHPDGSPTAAHAVPNPPEAVQHLDIGELLARCRQDDQHAWGELIRRFSPPVRTVARSFRLQPVDCEDVCQLTWIQMIEGIRSIQHAGKLRAWVVTVARREAMRHRARSDRQVPMGGGHEFRDIVDTSVTPEERAMAQAEAASVRAAVQLLGPDQRALLLLLFSEAPASYTEISARLGIPRGSIGPTRRRALEQMKALLASEDWVNGR from the coding sequence ATGGCGACGGAATACCATCCCGACGGATCCCCGACGGCGGCCCATGCCGTCCCGAACCCCCCCGAGGCCGTCCAGCATCTGGATATCGGCGAACTCCTCGCCCGCTGTCGGCAGGACGACCAACACGCGTGGGGCGAACTCATCCGTCGCTTCTCACCTCCGGTGCGGACAGTGGCCCGCTCTTTCCGGTTGCAACCGGTCGACTGCGAGGACGTCTGCCAGTTGACCTGGATCCAGATGATCGAGGGGATTCGCTCGATCCAGCACGCCGGCAAGTTGCGGGCCTGGGTCGTCACGGTCGCCCGGCGTGAGGCGATGCGTCACCGCGCCCGCTCCGACCGGCAGGTTCCGATGGGGGGCGGGCACGAGTTCCGCGACATCGTCGACACCTCGGTGACCCCGGAGGAGCGCGCGATGGCCCAGGCCGAGGCTGCTTCGGTGCGGGCCGCGGTACAGCTGCTGGGACCGGACCAGCGCGCGCTGCTGCTCCTTCTGTTCTCCGAAGCACCCGCCAGCTACACGGAGATCAGCGCGCGGCTGGGCATTCCGCGCGGGTCGATAGGGCCCACTCGGCGACGGGCTCTGGAACAGATGAAGGCCCTCCTCGCATCTGAAGACTGGGTCAACGGAAGATAA
- a CDS encoding AfsR/SARP family transcriptional regulator has product MLGPLSALRDGRALDLGSLRQRAVLAALIVADGRPLSTDSLIDDVWQDTPPRSALGTLHSYVSHLRRALEPGKGPRTRNSVLRSRDGRYSLAAGQLRVDVWAVQDTIDLARRRREQGRAREASAAFEAALGRWRGEAYTELRGYRFARREAFRLEELRLSAVEMRADCDLSWGRDPHAVVRDLNEPSSQEPTREGLSRALMAALCRAGRFNDAVRVFDRTRRVLAAELGTDPGPELRQAFTAALRQQTHLTGPAQAATLPT; this is encoded by the coding sequence GTGCTCGGCCCGCTCTCCGCGCTGCGCGATGGTCGAGCACTGGACCTCGGCTCGTTGCGGCAGCGCGCCGTCCTCGCCGCGTTGATCGTCGCGGACGGCCGCCCGCTCAGCACCGACAGCCTCATCGACGACGTGTGGCAGGACACTCCGCCGCGGTCAGCGCTCGGCACGCTCCACAGCTATGTCTCCCACCTGCGCCGAGCGCTGGAACCCGGCAAGGGCCCTCGGACGCGCAACTCGGTCCTGCGGTCCCGTGACGGCAGGTACAGCCTCGCCGCCGGCCAGCTCCGGGTCGATGTGTGGGCCGTGCAGGACACCATCGACCTCGCGCGGCGACGGCGGGAGCAGGGCCGCGCACGAGAGGCGTCCGCTGCCTTCGAGGCCGCCCTCGGGCGGTGGCGGGGCGAGGCGTACACGGAGCTGCGAGGGTACCGCTTCGCCCGGCGGGAGGCGTTCCGGCTGGAGGAACTGCGGCTGAGCGCCGTCGAAATGCGCGCGGACTGCGATCTCTCCTGGGGGCGCGACCCGCATGCCGTGGTGCGCGACCTGAACGAGCCGTCGTCGCAGGAGCCGACGCGGGAAGGGCTCAGCCGGGCTCTGATGGCGGCGCTGTGCCGAGCGGGCCGGTTCAACGACGCCGTGCGCGTCTTCGACAGGACCCGGCGTGTACTCGCCGCGGAACTGGGCACCGACCCCGGCCCGGAATTGCGTCAGGCATTCACGGCGGCACTGCGGCAGCAGACACACCTGACCGGACCGGCGCAGGCAGCGACGCTCCCCACGTGA
- a CDS encoding response regulator transcription factor: MLTPGLLHCQGLLDGRTDTLLAAADTCDQLRRPWQAARCHEDTGVLLTRRGHRDEARHELEPAAAGCQALNAAWNVARVDAGLRELGVRCGARGTRGRPIHGWQSLTNTALKVAGLVAEGLFNPNVAERLFISRRTVQIHVSSILAKLDLTSRVEVAIRMAQQDAR, translated from the coding sequence GTGCTCACCCCCGGCCTGCTGCACTGCCAAGGACTCCTCGACGGTCGTACGGACACACTGCTGGCCGCGGCCGACACATGCGACCAGCTCCGCCGCCCCTGGCAGGCGGCACGGTGCCACGAGGACACCGGCGTGCTGCTGACCCGGCGCGGTCACCGGGACGAGGCCCGCCACGAGCTGGAGCCGGCCGCCGCCGGCTGTCAAGCGCTGAACGCGGCCTGGAACGTCGCCCGCGTGGATGCCGGCCTGCGCGAGTTGGGGGTCCGGTGCGGGGCACGGGGCACACGCGGCCGCCCCATTCACGGCTGGCAGAGCCTGACCAACACCGCGCTCAAGGTGGCCGGTCTGGTCGCCGAAGGCCTGTTCAACCCGAACGTCGCCGAGCGTCTGTTCATCTCCCGCAGGACCGTACAGATCCACGTCTCCAGCATCCTGGCCAAACTGGACCTGACCTCCCGCGTCGAAGTCGCCATCCGCATGGCGCAGCAAGACGCACGCTGA
- a CDS encoding ATP-binding cassette domain-containing protein: protein MSHHGWHVLGHELRRRRRPLLKVAAWSLAEALPSTASGALIARALDQGFLAHRPLTGCGYLAAFAVAMLIGALGTRQMFPHLAATVEPLRDQLVHRLVHATLVRSVAGLDGGADTSVSRLTGLAEHTRQLATTLLRTVRPAVFKIIAALAGVATLAPAIALIAMPPLLLALGASVLIMRAIARHQRTLLLTQETIAEEATTVVGALRDVIACAAEPRARARIDQAIDTQVRHTRRMARLTALRTVTMSLGFQLPLLALLAATGWLTRHHALTPGQIMGGLTYISAALVPAVSSLVSTVGSTGLELNVVLKRLSEATTLPDRADLPEMSPQDTSPGSAPAAAPRVLPSPNLKLHALTFAYGPHAKPVVNNLHLHVPHGDHLAIVGPSGIGKSTLAQLLTGTVTADSGEILLAGRSLADIPPCLARSTIALIPQEAYVFAGTLRENLTYLAPDATDADLDASADAVGLRTLAERLGGYDTLLGPEGPQLSSGERQLIALTRVHLSPAPVVILDEATCYLDPAAEARAEQAFATRQGTLIVIAHRITSAQRARRILLFSENGTTLGTHTQLLATSPLYTDLVGHWDTPHTPRPEPATA, encoded by the coding sequence ATGAGCCACCACGGCTGGCACGTGCTCGGGCACGAGCTGCGGCGCCGGCGGCGCCCCCTGTTGAAGGTCGCCGCCTGGTCACTGGCCGAAGCGCTGCCCTCCACCGCTTCCGGTGCGCTGATCGCCCGCGCTCTGGACCAGGGGTTCCTGGCTCACCGGCCGCTGACCGGCTGTGGGTACCTGGCCGCCTTCGCCGTGGCCATGCTGATCGGCGCCCTGGGCACTCGGCAGATGTTCCCCCATCTGGCTGCCACCGTCGAGCCGCTGCGGGACCAACTGGTGCACCGTCTGGTCCACGCCACACTGGTCCGGTCGGTCGCCGGCCTCGACGGCGGCGCCGACACCAGCGTCTCCCGCCTGACCGGCCTGGCCGAACACACCCGCCAGCTGGCCACCACGCTACTGCGTACCGTACGGCCCGCGGTGTTCAAGATCATCGCGGCACTGGCCGGCGTAGCCACCCTGGCGCCCGCCATCGCCCTGATCGCCATGCCGCCACTGCTGCTGGCCCTGGGCGCCTCCGTGCTCATCATGCGCGCCATCGCCCGCCATCAGCGCACCCTGCTGCTCACCCAGGAAACCATCGCCGAAGAGGCCACCACCGTGGTCGGCGCCCTCCGGGACGTCATCGCCTGCGCCGCCGAGCCCCGCGCCCGGGCCCGGATCGACCAGGCCATCGACACCCAGGTCCGCCACACCCGCCGCATGGCCCGCCTCACCGCGCTGCGCACCGTGACCATGTCCCTGGGCTTCCAGCTCCCCCTGCTGGCCCTGCTGGCCGCCACCGGCTGGCTGACCCGCCACCACGCCCTGACACCCGGCCAGATCATGGGCGGCCTCACCTACATCAGCGCCGCCCTCGTACCCGCCGTCAGCTCACTGGTAAGCACCGTCGGCTCCACCGGCCTGGAACTGAACGTGGTCCTCAAACGCCTCAGCGAAGCAACCACCCTCCCCGACAGGGCCGACCTGCCTGAGATGTCCCCGCAGGACACCAGCCCCGGCTCCGCCCCGGCCGCCGCCCCGCGCGTCCTGCCCTCCCCCAACCTGAAGCTGCACGCCCTGACCTTCGCCTACGGGCCCCATGCCAAGCCCGTGGTCAACAACCTGCACCTGCACGTCCCCCACGGCGACCACCTGGCCATCGTCGGCCCCAGCGGCATCGGCAAGTCCACCCTCGCCCAACTCCTGACCGGCACCGTGACCGCGGACAGCGGTGAAATCCTCCTGGCCGGACGCTCTTTGGCCGACATCCCCCCTTGCCTCGCCCGCAGCACCATCGCCCTCATACCGCAGGAGGCCTACGTCTTCGCCGGCACCCTGCGTGAGAACCTCACCTACCTCGCCCCCGACGCCACCGACGCCGACCTGGACGCCTCCGCCGACGCGGTCGGCCTTCGCACCCTGGCAGAACGCCTCGGCGGCTACGACACCCTCCTCGGGCCGGAAGGCCCCCAGCTCTCCAGCGGCGAACGGCAGTTGATCGCCCTGACCAGGGTCCACCTGTCACCAGCCCCCGTCGTGATTCTCGACGAGGCCACCTGCTACCTCGACCCCGCCGCCGAAGCCCGGGCCGAACAGGCCTTCGCCACCCGCCAAGGCACCCTCATCGTCATCGCCCACCGCATCACCTCAGCACAACGCGCCCGCCGTATCCTGCTGTTCAGCGAAAACGGCACCACCCTGGGAACCCACACCCAGCTACTGGCCACCTCCCCCCTCTACACAGACCTCGTCGGACACTGGGACACCCCCCACACGCCCCGTCCGGAACCCGCCACCGCATGA